A region of Mustela lutreola isolate mMusLut2 chromosome 17, mMusLut2.pri, whole genome shotgun sequence DNA encodes the following proteins:
- the LOC131820144 gene encoding endogenous retrovirus group K member 5 Gag polyprotein-like — protein MGNDLARLEDSLKDVLKTNGTPLKAKTARAFLKEVEEIAPWFIEEGLLNVPQWENLGEDLKRCPSTSPGTLAVWSLVKVCLQSPREPLQRAVLQGGKVLEQMKEESRKGSSRDSESESESSEGMSERELQELGKIEANNKKGESPGLQTDLETVRQQLEEKKAELQKALGELRMQGEAMAQLRAGAEATVVAQSKLKTEVTPLPHSSPTAPPHEWPPPYRPSYAKTCYCLGCTVENWREVLGPGKGFFPVLEDQNQQRYHQPLDFKLVKQLKEVVSAYGPQAAFTVSLVESLGTLYLTPEDWANLARAVLRSRRLSI, from the coding sequence ATGGGGAACGATCTTGCTCGCTTGGAGGACTCCTTAAAAGATGTCCTCAAGACGAACGGTACCCCCTTAAAGGCAAAAACAGCGagggcttttttaaaagaagtagaagagattGCCCCCTGGTTTATAGAAGAAGGGCTCCTAAATGTGCCACAATGGGAAAACCTGGGTGAGGACTTAAAACGCTGCCCCTCTACATCCCCGGGGACTCTAGCTGTGTGGTCCCTGGTGAAGGTATGTTTACAATCCCCCCGAGAGCCCCTACAGCGAGCAGTACTACAGGGAGGGAAAGTCCTTGAGCAAATGAAGGAAGAGTCCCGTAAGGGCTCCTCCCGAGATTCTGAATCCGAAAGCGAAAGCTCAGAAGGGATGTCCGAACGCGAGTTACAGGAGCTAGGAAAGATAGAGGCAAATAACAAGAAAGGGGAATCTCCCGGTCTCCAGACAGACTTGGAGACCGTGAGGCAGCAACTTGAGGAAAAGAAGGCGGAATTGCAAAAGGCATTAGGAGAATTAAGAATGCAGGGAGAAGCAATGGCGCAGCTGAGAGCAGGGGCGGAAGCCACAGTTGTGGCGCAGTCGAAATTAAAAACGGAAGTTACACCGCTTCCGCATTCCAGCCCTACAGCGCCACCCCATGAGTGGCCCCCGCCTTATAGGCCCAGCTACGCCAAGACGTGCTATTGTTTGGGCTGTACCGTGGAAAATTGGAGAGAGGTCCTTGGCCCGGGAAAAGGtttttttccagtgttagaaGATCAGAATCAGCAGAGGTACCACCAGCCACTAGATTTCAAGTTGGTAAAGCAGCTTAAGGAGGTAGTCAGCGCCTATGGACCCCAGGCAGCTTTCACTGTCTCCCTTGTGGAGTCGCTGGGAACACTTTACCTCACTCCTGAGGATTGGGCCAACCTGGCCAGAGCGGTTTTAAGATCACGTAGGCTCTCGAtctga